Genomic segment of Acinetobacter sp. WCHAc010034:
AGCTGAACAGCCATAACCGCCTGTTTCTGTTCTTCCAAGTTGAACAATAATGTCTACACTTTGTTTAACAAAAGATTTAACTTGGTCACTGGTTAATGTAGTGCCTGCCATAAGAACCATAAGCGTTAAACGCTCAATAGCATTAAGTGGGTCATTGGCATGTAATGTCGCAATTGAACCGCCATGCCCTGAAGAAATTAGGTTTAAATAAGTGAATGCTTCAGCACCTCGAATCTCACCCAGTAAAATGCGTTTTGGATACAAACGCAGGCAAGCTTCCATTAATGACTGTGCATCGACTTTAGCTTTACCCTGTCCACCTCTTGAATAATAAAGTTGCAACGTATTTTCATGCGGAGGGCGTAACTCCTTAGCATCTTCAATAGTGATTAGTCGTTCGCCCAGTGGTATGCAGTCATGAATAATGGAGTTAAAAAAAGTTGTTTTTCCTGAACCTGTACCCGCAGAAATAATGATATTTTTTTCATAACCCACCGCTTTACGAATGAACTCATGAAAGTTTCGGGCTTCGTATAAATCGAATAGCTCTTGATCTTTTGCAGTGATTTTTGCAAATGGTTCAACAGAATTTAAAACTTCCTCATAAGCTGAAAATGGCAGACTTAAAATACTTGGTTTACGAATAGATAAGCCGATCGACCCGCCAGTTACGGCAGGGTCACGGACAAATTGAATACGGAAAAATAAACCCTCATGTTGCGGTGATGCAATTTGAGCAGAAAGCAAAGGCTGTGCTTCTGAAATTGTTTGATTGGTTTCAGTTGCAATGCCTTCGGCTAATCGCTTCAAAAGCGCATAGGTAAGGTTAGGATTCTCTTTTTTAATCATGTCCCTTGTACCTTTCATAGCAATGAAATATTCCAAAGGCTTATTAACTGAAATTTCAGTAATTTGATCATTATCAAGATCATCACCAAAAGCTTTTTTCAAATCTTCAAGTACAAGGATTGACATAATTAAGCGCCTTTCTTATTGGTTTAAAATAGTTGAAAAGTCCAAGTCTTTAGCAACTAGAACTTTAATGCGTGTGCCGTGAGCGACTGTAATAGTCGGAGGAATTGACAAGTTACGTTGTAGAACACGGTCAGCTTGATTGCCGAATGAGTTTGCAACTTCAGTACGATAAGTCTGTGAAGCATTGTTTTGGTCGCTACTGCTAACACCTGCATTACTTACACCCGCACCAATAATGCTAAGTAAAGTAGCTGTTCCGAATATGCGCCCATAATGGTTGTTCACTTTACCGCCTAAGCCTGCGATACCAAGACTGTTAGTGCTTGGGCTATCGAGCATAATTTCTACGCCATTAGGTGTGATTGCACGATTCCAAACCGCCCCGATTTCTGCTTGTCCGTCATTAACAATTGATGAGTATTGACCGAATAAACGAGTACCCGCAGGCAGTAAACGATTACGTCCTTGTTCGCTATAAACATCATTAGTTACACGAGCAATAATGTTGCTTGGTAAATCGCTTTTAACAGCAGTTTCTAAAACTGCATCTACGATCTTGCCTTGTTGTATAAGCATTCTACGATCAGCGTTATAACTTGCATGAGCAATAGGCGCTTTTTGATTAGAAGTGCTTGAATCAAAACGACCACCCATAGAACCCGCAGTGCTATTTGCAATGCGTGGATTTACATTGCTTGCACCCGCTTGGTTGCCATTGGCATTAGATTGTTGTGAAGCTTGCATACCCATAAATAACGGTGCAAGTTCAGGCGGTATGCCTGCCATTGCACTAGCATCACCATTAGGGCTAACACCGCCACCTTTACCGCCATTCTCATTAACCATGATTCCAGACTTGTAGCGGGCGTTTAAAAGGGCTTGTTCTTTAGCCATAGCATCTTGTCTAGCCTGCTCTTGTTGCATTGCTAGTTGTTGTTGCTGTTCAGCTAATTGACGCTCCATTTCGAGCTGTTCAGGGCTTTTTTCAGTAGGGTTTACAGGGTCAGGGGTAGTCGCAGTTGGGATTGGTTGCGGATTTCCGAATCCGAATCTATCCATGCCATTAAAATTACTGCCGTCCATCCCTGTTACTGGTTTAGCAACAGCACTTTCTACACCGCTTTCTACACGGCTTTCTTTGTTCTTTTGCAATTTCAGATAAACGCCAAAAATTACCAAGCCAATAATGAGGGCTAGTAAGCCACCGAACTTAACCAATTTGCCTATGTCTATATTTTTAACAGACGTTTTAGGCTTATTCTCAAAAGCATCTTGACGTTCAAAATCATCTTTACCATGTTCTTTTTTTTCATCATGGAAAACATGATTTTCAGTGCTGAAGTTATCTTGGGTTTTAAAGTCATCGTTACCCAAATTTTTATTTTCATTTGTCATTTTATTTTCCTCCAATCACTTCAGGTTTACGGAGAATACAAACGTATTCTTTGCCAAGTCGCAGAGTGAAAGCATCGTTT
This window contains:
- the virB11 gene encoding P-type DNA transfer ATPase VirB11, which encodes MSILVLEDLKKAFGDDLDNDQITEISVNKPLEYFIAMKGTRDMIKKENPNLTYALLKRLAEGIATETNQTISEAQPLLSAQIASPQHEGLFFRIQFVRDPAVTGGSIGLSIRKPSILSLPFSAYEEVLNSVEPFAKITAKDQELFDLYEARNFHEFIRKAVGYEKNIIISAGTGSGKTTFFNSIIHDCIPLGERLITIEDAKELRPPHENTLQLYYSRGGQGKAKVDAQSLMEACLRLYPKRILLGEIRGAEAFTYLNLISSGHGGSIATLHANDPLNAIERLTLMVLMAGTTLTSDQVKSFVKQSVDIIVQLGRTETGGYGCSAIYFKAYEDFKNEKTHFSSVA
- a CDS encoding TrbI/VirB10 family protein → MTNENKNLGNDDFKTQDNFSTENHVFHDEKKEHGKDDFERQDAFENKPKTSVKNIDIGKLVKFGGLLALIIGLVIFGVYLKLQKNKESRVESGVESAVAKPVTGMDGSNFNGMDRFGFGNPQPIPTATTPDPVNPTEKSPEQLEMERQLAEQQQQLAMQQEQARQDAMAKEQALLNARYKSGIMVNENGGKGGGVSPNGDASAMAGIPPELAPLFMGMQASQQSNANGNQAGASNVNPRIANSTAGSMGGRFDSSTSNQKAPIAHASYNADRRMLIQQGKIVDAVLETAVKSDLPSNIIARVTNDVYSEQGRNRLLPAGTRLFGQYSSIVNDGQAEIGAVWNRAITPNGVEIMLDSPSTNSLGIAGLGGKVNNHYGRIFGTATLLSIIGAGVSNAGVSSSDQNNASQTYRTEVANSFGNQADRVLQRNLSIPPTITVAHGTRIKVLVAKDLDFSTILNQ